A segment of the Alphaproteobacteria bacterium genome:
CGCCTTGGCCATCGCGACCAGCGGCGTCACGCCGATGCCGCCGGCGATCAGCAGGGTCTCGTCGGTGTCGCGGCGCAGGGTGAAGTTGTTGTGCGGCGCGGACGCGGTCAGCACGTCGCCGACGCCGATCCGCTCGTGCACGGTGCGGGAACCGCCGCGCCCGTCGGCCTCCAGCTTCACAGCCAGCGCATAGCCGGTGACGTCCTCCGGCCCGTTGGTCAGCGAGTACTGCCGGACCAGGCCGCCGGGCAGGTGCAGGTCGACATGGGCGCCCGGCTGGAAGGCCGGCAGGTCTGCACCGTCGACGGGCTCGAGCCGCAGCGCGACGATGCCCTCGCCGGCCGCATCCTTGGCCACGACCCGCATCGCCAGGCTGCGCGGCCGTGCCGGAGCCGGCGTCGCAACGGCGGCCGGGACCGATTCCGCCGCGACCGCGGCGCCGGCGGCCGCGGCTTCCAGTCGGTCGCGCAGCGCGGTCAGTCGGGCGATGGCCGCCCGCAACGCGCCGACCGCGTCGGCCGGCCGGGCGAGGAACACGCCGCGCACGGTGCATCGCCCGGCATCGACCGGCTGCACGAAGCAGCGGATTGTCGCGTCGAACCCGGCAAGCGCGGCTTCGACCGCCGCCGACGGCGCGTCGACCGCGATGCCGCGCAGGGCGAGTGCATCGTGCGGCACGCCGTCGAGGCGCGGCAGGTCGCCGTCGCCTGCGAAGGTGGTCCAGATCAGGCCGTGGCGCTCGACGGCCGGAAAGCGCCGCGCGCACAGCGTGGCCGAAGGCGCCTCGCCGGGATGGGAGGGCACGTAGGTGCAGCCGCCGCTGCGGCTGGCGAAGCGCCAGCCGTGATAGGCGCACTTCAGCTCGGCACCGTCGTTGCCGCCGATCGACAGCCTGACGCCGCGATGCGGGCAGCGGTTCTCCCACACATTGACGTGGCCGTCGTCGGCTCGCCATACCGCCAGCTCCTGGCCCAGCAGCTGGCCGTGGAACACATGGCGGAAAGGCAGGTCATGGCCGGCGCAGACCGGGTACCAGGTACCGGGGCCCGCGGCCCGCACGGGGCGTGTCGCCGTCATGCCGCGGCAGCGGGGATCACGCCGTAGCGCACGCCCCGCTCGGCAAGCCAGCGCCGGTAGGCGACCGAGGTGCGGTCGGAACGGAGCGGCGTTTCGGCCCGCGGGTCCAGTGGCAGCCGCTTCGGCAGCTGGTTCTCCAGGATCGGCTTGTCCTGGCCGAAAATGGTCTGCTGGAAGGCGCGGATGTCGGTGTCCGAGCTGACGTCGTCGATCACCGACATCAGCAGGTGGGCGCGCACCCGTTCCTCGCCGACAGGCTGGCCCAGCAGCGCCACGATGTCGTTGCGGGTCCGGTCCCGCCCCGACGTCTTGTACAGCACCGAGCAATAGGGGTGCGGCACGCGGTAGATGTACTCGGTCTTGGCCCCGCCCAGCGAATTGGCCGCCGCCTGCGGCTGCCAGAACTCGCAATCGACGGCCCGTACCTCCGCCGCGTCCGCCACGATGCGGTAGTCCAGAACCTCGGTGTGCGGCTCGACGCCGAGGATGTCGGTGTGGACGAACGGGAAGTGGCCCATGTCGAGAAAATTCTCGACCGCGCGCGGCGCCGACACGGCAACGCCGATGGTACCGGTGTGGACGTTGCGCCGGTCGGGCTCGTCCATCTCCGGGATGTCGAACAGCGGCTGCGGCTCAGCGCCGAGAACGGTCCACAGATAGCCGAACGCCAGCTGCGCCGGCAGGGCCGCGCCCGGTGACGCCGTGCGCCACACCCGCGGCGCACCGGCGTCGAGGCGGTATCCGAGCCGCTCGTCCAGCAACACGGTCTCGGCGCCGGCGGCGGGAATGTCTTCCACCGCCGCCAGCACGTGCCACAGGTTCAGGATCACCGGGTCGTTGCAGGGCATGGCCGTCGGCTCGTCGCGAGGGCCCGGCGGACGCTCGGCGTCCACCGGGCGCGCATGCGGGTCAGGGCAGCGTGTCGCCGACGCCCTGGACGTACCAGTCCATGCCGGCCAGCTCCTCGTTGGCTATCACCTCGCCGGCCGCGATCCTCTCCACGCCCTCCTGGTCGTAGATCGGCCCGGTGAACGGGTGGAAGCTGCCGTCGCCGATGCGGGTCACCAGGTCGGCGATGCCGGCCTTGACGTCGTCTGGCAGGTTGTCGTTGACCGCGGCCACGACGATCATGCCGTCGCCGATGCCGCCCCAGACGTCCTCGGACTGCCAGGTGCCGTCCATCACCGCCTGCACGGTGTCGATGTAGAAGCCACCCCATTCGTCGACCACCGAGAAAAGGTGAGCGTTCGGGCCGAACTGCGACATGTCAGATGCCTGCCCGACCGCGCGGATGCCGGCTTCCTCGGCCGCCTGCATCGCCGCCGGGCTGTCGGTGTGCTGGATGATCACGTCGGCGCCCTGGTTCATCAGCGCCTCGGCCGCCTCGCGCTCCTTGCCGGGATCGTACCAGGTGTTGACCCAGACCACCTTGAGCTCGGCGTCGGGGTTGACCGACTGCATGCCCAGCATGACCGAGTTGATGTCGCGGATCACTTCCGGGATCGGGAAGGATCCGATGTAGCCGACCACGCCGGTCTGGGTGACGCTGGCCGCGGTATAGCCGGAGACGTAGCGGCCCTCGTAGGTCAGCGACAGGTAGGTGCCCAGGTTGTCGGCCCGCTTGTAACCGGTGGCGTGCTCGAAGATCACGTCGGGGAACTGCTGCGCCACCGCGGCGGTGGGGTTCATGAAGCCGAACGACGTTGTGAAGATCAGCTTGTGGCCGCTCGCCGCCAGGTTGCGGATCACGCGTTCGGCGTCGGCGCCTTCGCTGACGTTCTCGACGAAGGTGGTCTCGACCGCATCGCCGAAGTGCTCCTGCACGGCCAGACGGCCCTGGTCGTGCTGGTAGGACCAGCCGAAGTCGCCGACCGGTCCGACATAGACGAAACCGACCTTCATCGGGTCGTCGGCCAGCGCGGTGCCGGCCAGCGCGGTGGCGAATGCCAGCCCGAGCGCGGTGCGAATCATGCTCTCCATCCGAGTCCCCCTCTGGGTGCGTGGCTCCGGCATCGTCCCCGCCCGATCGCGGCGGTGCCGGTTGCACGAGAATGTGCAACAAGCGCGCCAGCGATGCACCTGTTTCGTCACGCGGCGCGGCTGCAGCGCCCCTGTCCGCTAGGGCAGCGGCTGCTCGATCCCGCGGACGAACCAGTCCATCGCCGCCAGCTCGGCATCGCTCATCACGTGACCGGCCGCGACGCGTTCCGCCCCCCGCTGGTCGTACAGCGGACCGGTGAACGGATGGAAGCTGTCGTCCGCCATCGAGGCGACGATCGCCTCGGCCTCTGCGCGGACGTCGGCCGGTAAGGCCTCGTTGAGCCCGCGCACCGCCACCACGTCGTCGCTGATCCCGCCCCAGAAGTCCTGCGACTGCCAGGTGCCGTCCATCACGTCCTGGACGACGTCGACATAGAACGGCGCCCAATTGTTGATCACCGACAGCAGATGTGCATGCGGCCCGAACTGCGACATGTCCGAGGCATAGCCGATCGCGTGGACGCCGGCCTCTTCCGCTGCCTGCATCGGTGCCGCGCTGTCGGTATGCTGCATCAGCACGTCGACCCCCTGGGCGATCAGCGCATCGGCCGCCTCGCGTTCCTTGCCCGGGTCGAACCAGGTGTTGAGCCAGATGACCTGCAGCCGCGCGTCGGGGTTGGACGCCTGCAGCCCCAGCATCACCGCGTTGATGTCGCGGATCACCTCGGGGATCGGAAAGGACGCGATGTAGCCGACCAGGCCGGTCTCGGTGACGTGGCCGGCGACGAAGCCGGCGACATAGCGCCCCTCGTGGCTGGCCGCCATGTAGGTGCCCATGTTGGCGGCGCGTTTGTAGCCGGTGGCATGCTCGATCACCACGCCGGGATAGGCCTCGGCCACGGCGAGCGCGCCGTTCATGTAGCCGAACGAGGTGGCGAAGACGATGTCGTATCCGCCGGCGGCCAGGTTGCGGATCACGCGCTCGGAGTCGGCGCCGTCGGCCACGTTCTCGACATAGGTGGTCTCGACCGCGGCGCCGAAATGCGCCTCGACCGCCAGGCGGCCCTGTTCGTGCTGGTAGGTCCAGCCATGGTCGCTGATCGGCCCCAGATAGACGAAGCCGACCTTCAGCGGCTCGGCGGCGGCTGCCGCGGAGACGGAAACCGCCGCCGCCAGTGCTGCGGCGCTGCCCATGCGCTTCATTGCGAATCCCCCCTGGTCGGTCCGGCCGTCGGCTGCGCGCCATCGAGTCCGGCGGCGCTTCGGGCGGCAGCCCAATGCCACGGCCGCTCACGCGGCGGCGTGGCAATTGCCACGCGGTCAGTCGTTGCCGACCGCCTCGTCCGGATAGACGCCCCACACGGCGTCGCGTGTGACCCAGCCGTCGCGGCCGTCCGCCTCGACCTCGCACCAGTCGCCGTCGCACCGCACCAGGTTGGCGACCACGCCGGGCTCGGCCAGCGCCACCGCGGCGGCCGCGGGGTCGGGCGCGGCGCGCAAGGTGGCGGTCTGTCCGGTCACGATCACGCTGCGGCGGCTGGACAGCAGCGCCTGATAGATCCAGCCCTCGTCGCCGTCCCAGTCGCGGATGCGGCGCCAGTCCTGGTGCTCGGCGATGATCTCGACCGGCAGCGGCGCCTGGCGATAGACCCACAGGATCTCATGGTCGCGGCCGGGGCCGCGGCGGACATTGGCCGGGCTCGACTTGATCGACACGAAGCGCGGCACCGGCAGGTCGGAATCGGCATGGGCCGGCCGGTCGCGCAGGAAGGCGGCCAGCGCCAGCAGCAGCGCGAACAGGATCAGGATTCCGCCCTTGATCAGGCGCCGGCGAAACGGGACCGTCTGGTCGCTGGTCGGGTCGGGCGTCGGATCCGCCATCGTGCATGCCTGTCGCGGCGCCGCGGCGTCGCACGGCACCCGGCGGGCGGGCGGGTGTCGACTCGCGGACGGGGGTCGTCTGCGGTCCATCCATGTGCACCGCAGGCCGGACGGGGTCAACCGGCGCGAGCCGGCTGGACATCGCGGGAGCGGCTTGCTAACCGCTTGGCAGCAGCCGCGCCCGGAGCCAGCGCCAGCCGATGACGCATCGCAGCCTGAAGGTGCACGTCACCCGCAAACTGCCGGAGATCATCGAGACCCGGTTGATGGAGCTGTTCGACGCGCGGCTGAACGGCGACGACCATCCGCTCGCGCCGGCCGAACTCGCCGCGGCGATGGCGCAGGCCGAGGTGCTGGTGCCGACCGTCACCGACCGGATCGATGCCGCCGCGCTGGCCGCCGCCGGCCCCGACCTCAAGCTGATCGCCTCGTTCGGAACCGGCGTCGACCATATCGATCTGGCCGCGGCCAAGGCGCGCCGGATCACGGTCACCAACACGCCCGGCGTGCTGACCGACGATACCGCCGACATGACCATGGCGCTGATCCTGGCGGTGCCGCGGCGGCTGACCGAGGGCGAGCGGCTGATCCGCGCCGGCCAGTGGACCGGCTGGGGCCCGACGACGATGCTGGGCCGCCGCATCACCGGCAAACGGCTGGGCATCGTCGGCATGGGCCGGATCGGCCAGGCGGTGGCGCGGCGGGCACGCGGCTTCGGCCTCGCCATCCACTATCACAACCGCAACCGCGTTCATCCGGACACCGAGGCGGAGCTGGAGGCGACCTACTGGTCCAGCCTCGACCAGATGCTGGGGCATGTCGACATCGTCTCGGTCAACTGTCCGCGCACGCCGGCCACCTATCACCTGCTCAACGCGCGCCGGCTGGCGCTGCTGGCACCGCACGCCTATCTGGTCAACACCTCGCGCGGCGAGGTGATTGACGAGGACGCGCTGGTGGAGCGGCTGGCGGCCGGAGAGCTGGCCGGCGCCGGCCTCGACGTGTTCGAGCACGAACCGGCGGTCAACCCGCGGCTCCTGCAGCTGGGCAATGTGGTGCTGCTGCCGCACATGGGGTCGGCGACCATCGAGGGTCGGGTCGCCATGGGCGAGCGCGTCGTGCTCAACATCCAGAGCTTCGCCGACGGCCACACCCCGCCCGACCGGGTTCTCGCCACCGAGTTCTGACCGGCGAAGCCGATTGTCGCGGCGCGCCGGCGCGCCTAGACTGCGCGCAGAGGGGAGCGATCGCGGGGGGAAGCGATGGTCCGGACTTCGGGTCTTCGGCAAGGATGGCGGCTGCTGGCCGTAACGATCGGCGTCGCTTTCGCGCCGCCGGCATGGGCGACGGAGCCGTTGCCGGCGGACGACTTCGCCCACCCGTTCGTCAGGGTCGCGCCGCAAGGCCAGGTGATTCTCAATCCGCACCCGGATTTCGACGCACCGTCACCGTCGCGGCTGGCGCTGGAGGCGCTTGAACCGGCGGCCGGCGCCGATCCGACGCTGGGCCTCGACGGCACGGCGGTGGCCGGGGCGAAGGACTGCCCGGTCGGCGGCGGCTGGCAGGTGGTGGTGATCCGCGGCGGGCGCAGCCCCGACGTGGTGCGCGGCCCGACCGTCGCGGCGGTCACGCCGCCGGGCTGCTGACCGGTCCCGCTCCCGCGCCGGCGCACAGGCTGCACTGCGGGTCGCGGCCGGCGCGCATGGTCGTGAATGTCGGGCCGAGCGCGTCGTAGAGCAGTAGCCGGCCCGACAGATCGTCGCCCAGGCCGAGCAGCAGCTTCAGCGTCTCGACCGCCATGATGGTGCCGGCGACGCCGGCGACCGCGCCGAGGATGCCGGCCTGGTCGCAGCGCGGCACCAGGTCCGCCGGCGGCGGCGCCGGGAACAGGCAGCGATAGCACGGATGCGGCGGGCCGAGATGGGCCTGGAACAGGCCGACCTGGGCCTCGAACCGCAGCAACGCACCGGACACCAGCGGAATGCCAAGCCGGAAACAGGCGTCGTTGGCGGCATAGCGCGTCGCGAAATTGTCGCTGCCGTCCAGCACGACGTCGTGGCCCGCGAGCAGGTCGGCGGCGTTGTCCGCGGTCAGCCGGCGGCGGTCCTGGGCGACCGCGATGTCGGGGTTCACCGCCGCCAGGGTGGCGGCCGCGCTCTCGGTCTTCGGCCGGCCGACCATCGCCGTGGCGTGGATCACCTGCCGCTGCAGGTTCGACAATTCGACCGCATCGTCGTCGATCAGCGTCAGCCGGCCGATGCCGGCCGCAGCAAGATAGAGCGCCGCCGGCGCGCCGAGCCCGCCGGCGCCGATCAGGGCGACGCGCGCGCCGAGCAGGCGCGCCTGTCCCGCTTCGCCGACCTCGTCGAGAATCAGGTGGCGGGCGTAGCGCTCGAACTGGGCGTCGGTCAGCTCGACCATGCGCCGGACCGGCCGCGGCTCAGAAGCCGAGCCCCTCGAACAGGGCGGTGGAGAGATAGCGCTCGGCGAACGACGGGATCACCACTACGATCTGCTTGCCTGCCATGTCCGGCCGCTTGGCGACTTCCAGCCCGGCGACCAGCGCCGCGCCCGACGAGATGCCGACCGGCAGGCCTTCCAGCCTGGCGATGCGCCGGGCCATGGCAAAGGCGGATTCATTGGCGACCTGGACGATCTCGTCATAGACCGAGGTGTTGAGGATCTTCGGCACGAAGCCGGCGCCGATGCCCTGGATCTTGTGCGGTCCCGGCGCCCCGCCGGACAGCACCGGGCTGTCCTCCGGCTCCACCGCGACCACGCGCACCGAGGGCTTGCGGGCCTTCAGCACCTCGCCGACGCCGGTGATGGTGCCGCCGGTGCCGATGCCGCTGACCACGACGTCGACCTTGCCATCGGTGTCGGCCCAGATCTCCTCGGCGGTGGTGTGGCGGTGCACCTCCGGGTTGGCCGGGTTCTCGAACTGCTGCGGGATGACGGCGTCGGCCGTCGCGGCCAGCATCTCGTTCGCCTTGTCGATGGCGCCGCGCATGCCCTTGGCGCCCTCGGTCAGCACCAGCTCGGCGCCGAGCAGCGCCAGCATCTTGCGCCGCTCGATCGACATCGTCTCGGGCATTACCAGGATCAGTTTGTAGCCGCGCGCGGCGGCGACGAAGGCCAGAGCGATGCCGGTGTTGCCGCTGGTCGGCTCGATCAGGGTGGTCCTGCCCGGCGCGATCCGGCCCGCCTTCTCCATGGCGTCGATCATCGCCAGGCCGATGCGGTCCTTGACCGAGGCCAGCGGGTTGAAGAACTCCAGCTTGGCGAGCAGGTCGGACTTCAGCGATTCGGCCGCGGCCAGCCGCGGCAGGCGCACCAGCGGCGTGCCGCCGATCGTTGCCAGGAAACTGTCGTAGATCCGGCCGCGCGGCGCGGCGAAATGGCTGGCAATATCGGCTGGTGCCATCGTCGTCTCCTCCTGCGAATATGCGCGACACACCATAGCAAATGTTTGCCGGGGGTCGAGCAGGCAAGCAGGCGGTCGCCGACGGCGCGGCCGGGCCGCGCCGTCGGCGGCTCAGATGGCGTAGTCGGCGACCTGCGCGTTGCTGGCGACGCCGCTGGTGCGGGCCTGGGCGCAGAGGTCCTCGATCGTGATCTCGTCGAGCTCGCCCAGCAGCGCGTCCTGCATCTTTTCCCAAAGCGGGATGATGACGTTCTGCGACATCGGCGAATGCTCGCCCTGGCCGAACCCGACATCGCCGTCGTCGATGTCGGCGAGGACGCGCGTGATCTCGCCGAGCGTGATGCGGCGACGCTCGCGCGCGAGGCGATAGCCGCCGCGCGGACCGCGCACGCCGACCAGGATCTTGGCACGGACCAGGCGCTGCAGCACCTGTTCCAGATAGCGGCGCGGGATGCCCTGCCGCTCGGTCAGTTCGGCGCTCTGGACCGGATTGGGGCCGGCGCGCAGGGCGATGTCGACCACGGCTTCATAGGCACAGAGCAGCTTGCGGGGAGTCTTCAACATGGCTGGGTTAACCGGTTCACCAAATGGTACACAAAAAGGTCATATACGGTCGCCAGTGGATCCGAATCCGCCGGTGCTGCGACCGCTGGCGGGCAGCGCTTCGACGCGCTGCCACTGCAGCCGGCTGACCGGGGCCACCACCATCTGAGCGATGCGCATGCCCCGGGAGACGACGAACGGCTCGGTTCCCGCATTGAACAGGATCACCGCGACCTCGCCGCGATAGTCGGCGTCGATCGTGCCGGGGCTGTTCAACACGGTGATGCCGTGCTTGAGGGCCAGGCCCGAGCGGGGCCTGACCTGGGCCTCGTGGTCGGCGGGCAGCGCGATGGTCAGCCCGGTGGGCACCAGCGCGCGCGCGCCGGGCGCCAGAGTGACCGGCTCGGCGACCGCCGCCGTCAGGTCGACGCCAGCGCTGCCGTCGGTCGCATAGGCGGGCAACGGCAGGTCGCGGGCATGGTCGAGCTGGACCACCGCGATGGCCGCGGGCGCGCTCATGCGCCGCTCCCCGCCGCGAAGTGCCTGGCGATCCGATGGGCCAGCGCGGCCGCAACGGCGGCCTTGTCCATCTCCGGCCACACCTCCGGCGTGCCGCCGTCGATGACGGTGACCCGGTTGCGGCGTCCGCCGAAGGTGCCGCTCGCCGGCGACACGTCGTTGGCCAGAATCCAGTCGCACCCCTTCGAGGCCCATTTACGGTTGGCGTTTGTGCTTAGGTCTACGGTCTCGGCCGCGAATCCGATCACCAGGTCGGGACGTTTTTTTTTCAAGCGGCTGATCTCGGCCAGAATATCGGGATTCGTCGTTAGCTGGATCGTCGGTGTCGTGCCGTCGTTCTTCTTTATCTTTTGTTCAGCTATTGCATCCGGCCGCCAGTCGGCGACGGCGGCCGCCATCACGGCGACATCGCAGGGCAGGGCCCTGCGGCTGGCATCGCGCATCTCCACCGCGGTCTCGACGGCCACGGTGTGCACGCCGAGCGGCGGCGACAGCGCGGTCGGGCCGCTGACCAGCGTGACCTCGGCACCCAGCCCCGCCAGCGCGGCGGCGATTGCGTGGCCCTGCCGTCCGGACGAGCGGTTGGCGAGATAGCGCACCGGATCGAGCGGCTCATGGGTCGGACCGCTGGTCACCAGCGCCCGGCGCCCGCGCAGCGTGTCGCGCGCGACCGACCACGGGTCGCCGGTCTTCGCCGGGAACAGGTGCAGGAACATGGCTACCGCATCGGCGATGTCGCTCGGCTCGGCCATCCGGCCGGGACCGAACTCGCCGCACGCCATCTCGCCGTCGACCGGCCCGGCGAAGCGCACCCCGCGCCCCTTCAGCGCGGCCACGTTGGCCTGGGTGGCGGGATGCTGCCACATCCGCACGTTCATGGCCGGCGCCGCCATCACCGGGGCGTCGGTGGCCAGCAGCAGGGTGGAGGCGAGGTCGTCGGCCAGGCCGGCGGCCATCTTGGCGAGCAGGTCGGCGGTGGCCGGCACCACCAGGATCAGGTCGGCCGCGCGGGAGAGCTCGATATGGCCCATCTCCGCCTCGTCGCCGAGGTCGAACAGGGGCAGGAACGCCTTCTCGCCGCTCAGCGCCGAAGCCGACAGCGGCGTCACGAACTCGCAGGCCGCCTGCGTCAGCACGACGCGGACCCCGATGTCCGCCCGGCGCAGCAGCCTGATCGTCTCCAGCGCCTTGTAGGCGGCGACACCTCCGCCAATAATCACTAGCACGCGGCGATCCGCAGCCATGCCCGCTCCGTCAGCGTCGCGCCCGGCCATCGATGGACGCCGCGTGTCGAAATACCACAGTATGCACCAATAATAGGTGAATCATGGCAAACGCGCCATGTGAAACGCTGTGGAATTCGCGCTTATTGCATGGAAATCAGCGCAACGACAACCGCAATGACACTAAGCGCGGTGGCCGCGCCGAGCAGGAAGGGAACCAGCCAGCGCATCCGCTGTCCGGCCGAGGCGGACGCCAGCGCCCGCACGGTCTCAGGGTGGAGCCGCAGGCCGCTGGCGGCGGTGTCGTCGACCAGCGAGGCGGCGCTGCCGATCAGCCGCGGCACCGCGCGGGCCGCATCCAGCGCATCGCGCAGGGCCTCGGCGGCCCGCGCCTCGGGCCCGAAAGCGTCGCGCATCCAGCCCTCGATCAGCGGTCTGGCCATCTCCCAGATGTTGACCTGGCGGTTCAGCGCCAGACCCATGCCCTCGGCCATCAGCATGGTCTTCTGCAGCAGCAGCAGCTGCGGCTGCACCTCCATGCGGAAGGTGCGGGCGACCTGGAACAGCTGGCCGAGCACGCGGGCGAGCGAGATCTCGGGTCGGCTTGCCGAAGATCGGCGCGCCGATCGAGCGGCAGGCCTGGGCGAACAGCTCGACGTCGGCGTCGGGCGGCACGTAGCCGGCCCGCCATTGCACCTCCGCGACGCCGTAGTAGTCGGCCCGCAGGAAGGCGACCAGCAGCTCGGCGAGGTAGACCCGGTCCTTGCGGGCCAGCCGGCCCATGATGCCGAAGTCGATCGGCACGACGGTGCCGTCGGCGGTGACGAAGGCGTTGCCGCCGTGCATGTCGGCATGGAAGAAGCCGTCGCGGAACACCTGGAAGAAGAAGCTCTCGGCGGATTTCTGCAGCACCGCGCTGGGGTCGTGGCCGGCGGCGATCAGCGCCTCGCGATCGTCGATGCGCACGCCCATCACCCGCTCCATGGTCAGCACCCGGCGCGCGGTCCGGTCCCAGTCGACCCGCGGCGTGCGATAGCCAGGGTCGTCCTTGAAGTTCATGCCCAGCTCATCGGCGGCGGCGGCCTCCATCCGCAGGTCCATCTCGATCTTGACCGTGGCCTCGAAGGTGCGCGCGACCTCCAGCGGTTTCAGCCGCCGCAGTCGCGGCTGGGTCCGTTCCACCAGCTCGGCGATCCAGAACATCAGGTCGAGGTCCCGCGCGATCTCGCGCTCCACCGTCGGCCGCAGCACCTTGACCGCGACCGGCTCGCCGTCAGTGGTCTCGGCGAAGTGGACCTGGGCGATCGATGCGGCGGCGACCGGTACGTCGTCGAAGCGGCGGAACACCTCGTCCACCGGCCGGCCGAGCTCGCGGGCGACGATGGCCCGCGCGACCGTGCCCGGAAAGGCGGGCAGCCGGTCCTGCAGCTGGATCAGGTCGGCGGCGATGTCCTCGCCGATCAGGTCGGAGCGCACCGACAGCGCCTGGCCCAGCTTGATGAACGAGGGTCCCAGCGTCTGGCAGGCCAGCGCCAGCCGCTCGCCGGGCCGGCCGCGGACGCTGCGGCTGGCGAACAGCTTGCGGGCGACCCAGACCAGGCCGGGCGCGATGCCCAGCTGCTCCAGCGGGAACAGCGCGTCGTGCCGGGCCAGCGTGCCGGCGATGCGCAGAAGGCGGAAGACGTTGCGGGTCGTCCGGAACATCAGCGGCCGTCGCGCAAGCCCTGCCGGCTCACAGCCGCCATGCGCTGTGGATCGCCGCGATCCCGCCCGACAGGTTGCGGCAGCGGCCGCGGCCGAGCCCCGCCTCGGCCATCAGCCCGAGCAGCGTCTCCTGGTCGGGGAAGCGGCGGATGCTCTCGGCGAGGTAGCGGTAGGACTCGGTGTCGCGCGCGACCAGCGCGCCCAGCCGCGGCAGCACGCCGAAGGAATAGGCGTCATAGGCGCGGCGCAGCGGGGCCAGCCGCACATGGCTGAATTCCAGGCAGAAGAAGCGCCCGCCGGGACGGAGCACGCGCCGCGCCTCGGCCAGCGCCGCGGCGATGTCGGTCACGTTGCGCAGGCCGAACGCGATCGTATAGAGGTCGACCGAGCGGTCGGCCAAAGGCAGGGCCTCGGCGGCGCCGCAGACCCAGGCCAGGCGACCGTCCAGGTTGACCAGCCCGCGGTCGAGCGCACGGTCGCGGCCGACCGACAGCATGCTGGCGTTGATGTCGCAGACGACGACGTCGGCGCCGCCGCGGGCGACGCGGAAGGCGATGTCGCCGGTGCCGCC
Coding sequences within it:
- a CDS encoding BMP family ABC transporter substrate-binding protein yields the protein MIRTALGLAFATALAGTALADDPMKVGFVYVGPVGDFGWSYQHDQGRLAVQEHFGDAVETTFVENVSEGADAERVIRNLAASGHKLIFTTSFGFMNPTAAVAQQFPDVIFEHATGYKRADNLGTYLSLTYEGRYVSGYTAASVTQTGVVGYIGSFPIPEVIRDINSVMLGMQSVNPDAELKVVWVNTWYDPGKEREAAEALMNQGADVIIQHTDSPAAMQAAEEAGIRAVGQASDMSQFGPNAHLFSVVDEWGGFYIDTVQAVMDGTWQSEDVWGGIGDGMIVVAAVNDNLPDDVKAGIADLVTRIGDGSFHPFTGPIYDQEGVERIAAGEVIANEELAGMDWYVQGVGDTLP
- a CDS encoding Rieske 2Fe-2S domain-containing protein is translated as MRAAGPGTWYPVCAGHDLPFRHVFHGQLLGQELAVWRADDGHVNVWENRCPHRGVRLSIGGNDGAELKCAYHGWRFASRSGGCTYVPSHPGEAPSATLCARRFPAVERHGLIWTTFAGDGDLPRLDGVPHDALALRGIAVDAPSAAVEAALAGFDATIRCFVQPVDAGRCTVRGVFLARPADAVGALRAAIARLTALRDRLEAAAAGAAVAAESVPAAVATPAPARPRSLAMRVVAKDAAGEGIVALRLEPVDGADLPAFQPGAHVDLHLPGGLVRQYSLTNGPEDVTGYALAVKLEADGRGGSRTVHERIGVGDVLTASAPHNNFTLRRDTDETLLIAGGIGVTPLVAMAKALARMRLGCAFHVFARSAAHLPLAQHLAALRAETHLGLDAAGTEAALAGLLARPGQDRHVYICGPRPMLDAGRRIAEAAGWDESQVHFEYFANDAEIDKSTRFEVVLARSGITLAVDPGRTILETVRAAGIAVESSCEQGACGTCLCGVIAGEPEHQDVYLSDAEKAKGDRIALCVSRSRTPQLTLDL
- a CDS encoding aromatic ring-hydroxylating dioxygenase subunit alpha, coding for MPCNDPVILNLWHVLAAVEDIPAAGAETVLLDERLGYRLDAGAPRVWRTASPGAALPAQLAFGYLWTVLGAEPQPLFDIPEMDEPDRRNVHTGTIGVAVSAPRAVENFLDMGHFPFVHTDILGVEPHTEVLDYRIVADAAEVRAVDCEFWQPQAAANSLGGAKTEYIYRVPHPYCSVLYKTSGRDRTRNDIVALLGQPVGEERVRAHLLMSVIDDVSSDTDIRAFQQTIFGQDKPILENQLPKRLPLDPRAETPLRSDRTSVAYRRWLAERGVRYGVIPAAAA
- the moeB gene encoding molybdopterin-synthase adenylyltransferase MoeB, whose amino-acid sequence is MVELTDAQFERYARHLILDEVGEAGQARLLGARVALIGAGGLGAPAALYLAAAGIGRLTLIDDDAVELSNLQRQVIHATAMVGRPKTESAAATLAAVNPDIAVAQDRRRLTADNAADLLAGHDVVLDGSDNFATRYAANDACFRLGIPLVSGALLRFEAQVGLFQAHLGPPHPCYRCLFPAPPPADLVPRCDQAGILGAVAGVAGTIMAVETLKLLLGLGDDLSGRLLLYDALGPTFTTMRAGRDPQCSLCAGAGAGPVSSPAA
- a CDS encoding D-glycerate dehydrogenase; protein product: MTHRSLKVHVTRKLPEIIETRLMELFDARLNGDDHPLAPAELAAAMAQAEVLVPTVTDRIDAAALAAAGPDLKLIASFGTGVDHIDLAAAKARRITVTNTPGVLTDDTADMTMALILAVPRRLTEGERLIRAGQWTGWGPTTMLGRRITGKRLGIVGMGRIGQAVARRARGFGLAIHYHNRNRVHPDTEAELEATYWSSLDQMLGHVDIVSVNCPRTPATYHLLNARRLALLAPHAYLVNTSRGEVIDEDALVERLAAGELAGAGLDVFEHEPAVNPRLLQLGNVVLLPHMGSATIEGRVAMGERVVLNIQSFADGHTPPDRVLATEF
- a CDS encoding BMP family ABC transporter substrate-binding protein, whose amino-acid sequence is MKRMGSAAALAAAVSVSAAAAAEPLKVGFVYLGPISDHGWTYQHEQGRLAVEAHFGAAVETTYVENVADGADSERVIRNLAAGGYDIVFATSFGYMNGALAVAEAYPGVVIEHATGYKRAANMGTYMAASHEGRYVAGFVAGHVTETGLVGYIASFPIPEVIRDINAVMLGLQASNPDARLQVIWLNTWFDPGKEREAADALIAQGVDVLMQHTDSAAPMQAAEEAGVHAIGYASDMSQFGPHAHLLSVINNWAPFYVDVVQDVMDGTWQSQDFWGGISDDVVAVRGLNEALPADVRAEAEAIVASMADDSFHPFTGPLYDQRGAERVAAGHVMSDAELAAMDWFVRGIEQPLP
- a CDS encoding SH3 domain-containing protein — encoded protein: MADPTPDPTSDQTVPFRRRLIKGGILILFALLLALAAFLRDRPAHADSDLPVPRFVSIKSSPANVRRGPGRDHEILWVYRQAPLPVEIIAEHQDWRRIRDWDGDEGWIYQALLSSRRSVIVTGQTATLRAAPDPAAAAVALAEPGVVANLVRCDGDWCEVEADGRDGWVTRDAVWGVYPDEAVGND